The Geitlerinema sp. PCC 9228 genomic interval GGCACTGGTGGAGTGGGAGAGGGCGCGTTTGATGTCGATTTGCGCGATCGCCATCAACGAAGCCCCTATGCTGGTGAGAATGCCCAAAGCTACCAAGGCACTGGAGGCGACGGTAGACAGACCCAATACTGGTTGCAATTTGATGAGAACGTAGGCACCGGCGGAGACGACGATGGAGTTCCGCATAATCGATGCCGGGTTGGGACCTTCCATGGCTTCATCCAGCCACAGATTCAGGGGGAATTGGGCACATTTCCCGGTGGGACCAGCAATCAGGGCCAAACCAATTAAAGCCGCCGTTAGCGGTGGTAGCGGGGCAGTAGCCGCCCAAGCTTCTAGCTCGGAGAAGGTAAAGGTAGCACCCAGACTGGAGAGAGCCACAATGCCCATTAACAGGATAATGTCCCCCACGCGCTTGGTGAGAAAGGCATCCCTGGCGGCGGTCACCACCAAGGGTTGGGCGTACCAAAAGCCCACCAGTAGGTAAGTGGAGAGGGTGAGGGCTTCTAGCAAGGCGTAGCTGACAAATAAGGAGTCGCTAATCGCGATCGCTGATAGGGCCGCCTCGAAAAAGCCCATCAATCCATAAAAACGGGCCAGGGACCAGTCTTTCTCCATGTATCCTAAGGCAAATAGCTGCGATAGCAAGCTGATACCAGCTACCAATTCCAAGGCCCCCATGTTCACTGGGGAAATTTCAATGGCAATGGATAGATCCAAATCGGCTATCTGCAACCAGGGAAAGACCATTTGTACGGGGGTGGGATGCTGCCAGGTCCAGAAAAAGACAATCGAACCGTGGACGAACGCCAGGAACGTCATCAACAGGTTCAAATAGGCTGCTGGTCGCGGACCTGTTCGTCGGATTGCCCCTAAGGACCAAGGCAGGGTCAGTAGAGTCCCGATGACCCCATACAGGGGAATGAACCAACTACTCTGCGATAGAAAATCCGTCATAAAAATAGCTCGTTATTTTAATGACAACAACGTTGGTGGTGGGGGTTGTGGTTTTTACTATAAGGCAATAGTTGGCCATTCTAAAATATAGGAAAATATGGTACGCAGATGCAGGCAGAGAATCTTTTAGTTTGTTTGTGGGCCAGATTAGGGATATTTATGCTTGAACGATCGTTTTCCCATGCCGCAGCCGGCTGCTTTTTAACCGGATGGTTCTCCAACCAGCGATCGCGTTTGCCCAAGTCAAGGTAGAGGGAAATGCTTTGAAAATCTTTACGAAAATTATGGAAAATTTGACATTGCTATCCACCAGAAAAGAACCACCTCTTTGAGAAATGCTGCTGGGGAGGGGATGGTGGGAGCGTATTTTTACTTATGCAACTCGGCGATCGCGATGGTTGAGACAAGGAAACGAGCGCTCGCAGTGTCTGGCACCCGGATCGCGGCGATCGCCTTGCCATACGTTTTTTTCTGACAGCGGTGCCCCCCCCAAACAACCAGAAAAAATGGCCAGGAACAACCAGCCAAATTCCGCTCAATAAGGAGATTGGGAAACCACAATTAAGTTTCATTAAACCATCTCATTAAAAAAAATCATCTTGATTTATATTGTCAAAGAGCCGGTCTTTTCCTATCCTTTTTTTGGGATCAAAAATGACCCTCCCCGTCAGCACCCCGCAGTAGCCAGACGGGGCTTCGTGCCTGTTATCTTTAGGTAGCTGACCAGCCCTTCGCCCTTTAGGGGCTACGTTATCGGCAAGTGTTCAAGTTCCTACCACCTTGGGATGCGACGCCAGTCCCATGCCCTAGAACCGAGCAGTTAAACAGTTGGACCAGGGGGAAAACAGTACCGCCTCCGATCGTACCGACCGATAACATGGGCGAGGCGACCATGACGCCGTACAGGGTAGGAGATTTCGGCTAGAACCGGAAAGAACCTAAACTGTACCTGTTTTCCTCCCCCTTGGTGGGGAAGGCGAGTGAAGTCGCCGTTCGTTTTTCCTCCCGGCGCTCAAGTGACAGGGCTTCCAAACGTATCGA includes:
- a CDS encoding NAD(P)H-quinone oxidoreductase subunit F, producing MTDFLSQSSWFIPLYGVIGTLLTLPWSLGAIRRTGPRPAAYLNLLMTFLAFVHGSIVFFWTWQHPTPVQMVFPWLQIADLDLSIAIEISPVNMGALELVAGISLLSQLFALGYMEKDWSLARFYGLMGFFEAALSAIAISDSLFVSYALLEALTLSTYLLVGFWYAQPLVVTAARDAFLTKRVGDIILLMGIVALSSLGATFTFSELEAWAATAPLPPLTAALIGLALIAGPTGKCAQFPLNLWLDEAMEGPNPASIMRNSIVVSAGAYVLIKLQPVLGLSTVASSALVALGILTSIGASLMAIAQIDIKRALSHSTSAYLGLVFVAVGLQQVDIALLLLLTHAVSKALLFMSAGSVILNTSCQNITELGGLWSRMPATASAFVTGSAGLVALVPIATFWVMRRWVNGFWEVPWWLVLLLVAINTLSAFNLTRVFRSVFLGEAQPKTRRCPETTWPMAFPMVALIVVTGLMPWILQRWQLLLSWTGPWVTDDSIITLVAMPVITSGGFVGCLAALAIPLPRNWARSAQRNWRFAQDFLAYDFYIDRLYRITVVWLVQIFSTIANWFDRYILDGAINLVGFAAIFSGQALRYNVSGQSQFYLLTIVAGISVLFLLMAGMF